In one window of Eggerthella guodeyinii DNA:
- a CDS encoding MarR family winged helix-turn-helix transcriptional regulator, giving the protein MNQASQTLAQLKKASKLTRLAFHKNGPKSYKRGQGALLNALIDNDGTTQRELVKILGLSRSELKDIVKKAERNGYVTIEDAEGERTYAVKLTDEGRKVAEKRIVANDKTADDIIDCLSEEEIAQLNAITEKLILSMKDKGVNGKKKGRKAHECCCH; this is encoded by the coding sequence ATGAACCAGGCATCCCAGACCCTCGCGCAGCTCAAGAAGGCCAGCAAGCTCACTCGCCTCGCCTTCCACAAGAACGGCCCGAAGAGCTACAAGCGCGGCCAGGGCGCGCTGTTGAACGCGCTCATCGACAACGACGGAACCACGCAACGCGAGCTCGTGAAGATCCTCGGCCTCAGCCGCAGCGAGCTCAAGGACATCGTGAAGAAGGCCGAGCGCAACGGCTACGTCACCATCGAAGACGCCGAAGGCGAGCGCACCTACGCCGTGAAGCTCACCGACGAGGGCCGCAAGGTTGCCGAGAAGCGCATCGTCGCGAACGACAAGACGGCCGACGACATCATCGACTGCCTGTCCGAAGAGGAGATCGCCCAGCTGAATGCCATCACCGAGAAGCTCATCCTCTCGATGAAGGACAAGGGCGTCAACGGCAAGAAGAAGGGCCGCAAAGCCCACGAGTGCTGCTGCCACTAG
- a CDS encoding LamG domain-containing protein yields MEYAGQYIALCLGGAGSASAPAPGIALDGTVPFTLDAMVRGVPVETDASVLRQEGALDIRLTAKGFSFWREGFGTCSTSSDGEAFQQGEWNHLCIAYEPGTVRLFVNGALDRVMQKPCKGSASTKPFAIGAGVKGGVRQLRLFDRALGGMEVQDLLLMDYADIQASSYAGDLAAFYDFGCKAPVEHVSGSSIALQGDANMRALFPSVKLRGSAYLAISNEPAINPAGRRNDAYSVQAWIRLEPFDGQDAYTVFANGDQMGEAGMSLYVARDGTSWRLGALRGNEAPMVSKGTVPPELWTNVCVTYDGLQTQSLYVDGVLDSQISTCLPISDVLEEPKLRIGADLSNGSDNGKDCFSGAISRVDMWNRALTAAEVKSYAAEEPSFDAEGLQASYDLSFSDVNNAVSADPIGLRNGAVVDEVVQEAGATPMMAACAPATEPLSDGELQRCRAACLKGNDPAPLRVSRLEKDGRVYFVGHYRDGSQTIAEAEAGFDEWTLWYIELVLLLVGGALTVLAGVRVTGGDKITNFIVTKIMPNPAFRSLFSGSVSFKTIITFFYLLKTNGLLTPLLKAAMSGLRWFKVIWSIAVMVTMAVAICTGMGLLYYATALADLAVSLIVHLADMPASGTLLPCGVSALFFDHHAVTSTTSLPAGEADAIALAWSGTQLVSKPEWDSGKSDPCAYCIEAVKDKKITVKVNLTCSDPSLASVNVRAIDKSRSTLLGNSDEATATFRYGKASGIMLAFPYHVLAGKGVGKHALQLEWQCYYQGEWKKMTVTKHVMYTLLAYPNEPWLSRNGPTQYPWVSLLDKACTWAAGKKTPEEVAGAIELKVNEGLGLEYDTSGWGQSYYCGTNGLFYLSGFLTLYSHLVNCTDCATIVTTFANALGCDLYEARMEDPASMKPFAFVEVKSIGKKVWKDGRFTYHEVAVSKRAAATGNQNRAVYDACCTLNGSATPASTSGRDPVLSNGMSFSDYDDTAPIPRTIVARSSYREHFATNDAEGVGLCIYHWASEQRRSAMP; encoded by the coding sequence ATGGAATACGCAGGGCAATACATCGCGCTCTGCCTTGGCGGCGCGGGCAGCGCTTCTGCCCCGGCGCCGGGTATCGCGCTGGACGGGACCGTGCCCTTCACGCTCGACGCGATGGTGCGGGGCGTCCCGGTGGAGACCGACGCATCGGTGCTGCGCCAGGAGGGGGCGCTCGATATCAGGCTGACAGCGAAGGGATTTTCCTTCTGGCGCGAGGGATTCGGCACCTGTTCCACTTCAAGCGATGGAGAAGCGTTCCAGCAGGGCGAATGGAACCATCTGTGCATCGCCTACGAACCGGGAACGGTGCGCCTGTTCGTCAACGGCGCGCTCGATCGGGTCATGCAAAAGCCGTGCAAGGGGAGCGCGAGCACCAAGCCGTTCGCCATCGGCGCGGGCGTCAAGGGCGGCGTACGTCAGCTGCGGCTGTTCGACCGCGCGCTCGGCGGGATGGAAGTGCAAGACCTGCTGCTGATGGATTACGCCGATATCCAGGCGTCTTCCTACGCGGGCGACCTGGCAGCGTTCTACGACTTCGGATGCAAGGCGCCTGTCGAGCACGTGTCGGGCTCGTCCATCGCGCTGCAGGGCGATGCGAACATGCGCGCCCTGTTCCCCTCCGTCAAGCTGCGGGGCAGCGCGTACCTGGCCATCTCCAACGAGCCTGCCATCAACCCGGCAGGGCGGCGCAACGACGCCTATTCTGTCCAGGCTTGGATCAGGCTCGAACCATTCGATGGGCAGGACGCGTACACCGTGTTCGCGAACGGCGACCAGATGGGCGAAGCCGGCATGTCGCTGTACGTGGCGCGCGACGGAACGAGCTGGCGTCTTGGCGCACTGCGCGGCAACGAGGCGCCCATGGTGTCGAAGGGCACCGTGCCGCCGGAGCTTTGGACGAACGTGTGCGTGACGTACGACGGCCTCCAAACCCAATCGCTGTACGTGGACGGGGTGCTCGACAGCCAGATTTCCACGTGTCTGCCGATTTCCGACGTGCTCGAGGAGCCGAAGCTGCGCATCGGCGCCGACCTCTCGAACGGAAGCGACAACGGAAAGGATTGCTTCTCGGGAGCTATTTCGCGCGTGGATATGTGGAATCGCGCGCTCACTGCCGCGGAGGTGAAGAGCTACGCCGCCGAAGAGCCTTCGTTCGATGCGGAAGGGCTGCAAGCTTCTTACGATTTAAGCTTCTCCGACGTCAACAACGCCGTATCCGCCGATCCGATAGGATTGCGCAATGGCGCGGTGGTTGACGAGGTCGTGCAGGAAGCGGGTGCGACGCCGATGATGGCCGCATGCGCGCCCGCGACCGAACCGCTGAGCGATGGAGAGCTGCAACGCTGCCGGGCCGCGTGCCTCAAGGGGAACGACCCTGCCCCCTTGCGCGTGAGCCGCTTGGAAAAGGACGGCCGCGTGTACTTCGTCGGCCATTACCGCGACGGCTCGCAGACCATCGCCGAGGCCGAGGCGGGTTTCGACGAGTGGACGCTGTGGTACATCGAGCTCGTGTTGCTGCTGGTGGGCGGCGCGCTCACCGTGCTCGCCGGCGTAAGGGTTACCGGCGGCGACAAGATCACCAACTTCATCGTGACGAAGATCATGCCGAACCCGGCGTTTCGCTCGCTGTTCTCAGGATCGGTGTCCTTCAAGACCATCATCACGTTCTTCTACCTTTTGAAGACGAACGGGCTGCTGACGCCGCTTTTGAAGGCTGCCATGAGCGGGCTGCGCTGGTTCAAGGTGATCTGGTCGATTGCCGTGATGGTGACGATGGCCGTGGCTATCTGCACGGGCATGGGCCTGCTCTATTACGCTACGGCGTTGGCTGACCTGGCCGTCAGCCTGATCGTTCACCTCGCCGACATGCCCGCCTCGGGCACGCTGTTGCCGTGCGGCGTGAGCGCGTTGTTCTTCGACCATCATGCGGTGACGAGTACCACCTCGTTGCCCGCAGGCGAAGCCGATGCCATTGCGCTGGCCTGGAGCGGGACGCAACTCGTGTCGAAACCCGAGTGGGATAGCGGCAAGAGCGATCCGTGCGCGTACTGCATCGAGGCGGTCAAGGACAAGAAGATCACGGTCAAGGTGAACCTGACGTGTTCCGATCCATCGCTGGCTTCCGTGAACGTGCGCGCCATCGACAAGAGCCGCTCGACGCTGCTCGGCAACTCCGACGAGGCCACGGCGACGTTCAGGTACGGGAAGGCCTCGGGCATAATGCTGGCGTTTCCCTACCACGTGCTGGCGGGAAAAGGCGTGGGAAAGCACGCGCTGCAGCTGGAGTGGCAATGCTACTACCAGGGCGAATGGAAGAAGATGACCGTCACGAAGCATGTGATGTACACGCTGCTGGCATACCCGAACGAGCCGTGGCTCAGCCGTAACGGGCCAACCCAGTATCCCTGGGTGTCGCTGTTGGACAAGGCCTGCACCTGGGCGGCGGGGAAGAAAACGCCCGAGGAAGTGGCTGGCGCGATTGAGCTGAAGGTGAACGAGGGGCTGGGCCTCGAGTACGACACGTCGGGTTGGGGCCAGTCGTACTATTGCGGAACGAATGGCCTGTTCTACCTGAGCGGCTTCCTGACCCTCTACTCGCACCTGGTCAACTGCACGGACTGCGCGACGATCGTGACCACGTTCGCCAACGCGCTGGGATGCGACTTGTATGAGGCGCGCATGGAAGATCCCGCATCCATGAAGCCGTTCGCGTTCGTGGAGGTGAAATCGATCGGCAAGAAGGTTTGGAAAGATGGCAGGTTCACCTATCATGAGGTGGCCGTATCCAAGAGAGCGGCGGCGACGGGCAATCAAAACCGTGCGGTATACGACGCCTGCTGCACGCTCAACGGGTCGGCCACGCCCGCGTCGACGAGCGGGCGCGATCCCGTGCTGTCGAACGGGATGAGCTTCTCCGACTACGACGACACCGCGCCCATTCCGCGTACGATTGTCGCGCGATCCTCCTATCGCGAGCATTTCGCCACGAACGACGCCGAGGGCGTCGGACTTTGCATCTATCATTGGGCGAGCGAGCAACGCCGCTCAGCCATGCCGTAG
- a CDS encoding single-stranded DNA-binding protein: protein MSINRVIISGNLTRDPELRSTASGLPVLGFGVAVNDRRKNQQTGEWEDYPNFIDCTMFGARAESLSRYLNKGTKVSIEGKLRWSQWEREGQKRSKIEVIVDELEFMSSRNDSSSYGGGMGGGYSAPAAAPVVAAPVVDASSSVYDEDIPF, encoded by the coding sequence ATGAGCATCAACCGAGTTATCATCAGCGGAAACCTTACCCGCGACCCCGAGCTTCGCTCCACCGCGAGCGGGCTTCCCGTGCTCGGCTTCGGCGTGGCGGTCAACGACCGCCGCAAGAACCAGCAGACGGGCGAGTGGGAGGATTATCCGAACTTCATCGACTGCACGATGTTCGGCGCGCGCGCCGAAAGCCTTTCGCGCTACCTCAACAAGGGCACCAAGGTGTCCATCGAGGGCAAGCTCCGCTGGAGCCAGTGGGAGCGCGAGGGCCAGAAGCGCAGCAAGATCGAAGTGATCGTCGACGAGCTCGAGTTCATGTCGAGCCGCAACGATTCGTCGTCGTACGGCGGCGGCATGGGCGGCGGTTACTCCGCTCCCGCAGCCGCTCCCGTGGTTGCCGCACCGGTGGTTGATGCCTCTTCTTCGGTCTATGACGAAGATATCCCGTTTTAA
- the rplI gene encoding 50S ribosomal protein L9, translated as MKVILLQELKGKGGEGDVVDVAPGFANNYLLPQKAAILATKGNLKQLEQRKHNIAKREENRVGDAAKIKETLDGVLVKVEAKVGEEGQLFGSVTAQMIADAIKAATDVDVDRRRIELGHAIKTSGQHEVTISLYRDIKTTVKLFVGGADDEAVPAEAEVEAEVVETVEEAVEAPAEETAEAAE; from the coding sequence ATGAAAGTCATCCTGCTCCAAGAATTGAAGGGCAAGGGCGGTGAGGGCGACGTCGTCGACGTGGCTCCCGGTTTTGCCAACAACTACCTGCTCCCGCAGAAGGCCGCCATCCTCGCTACGAAGGGCAACCTGAAGCAGCTCGAGCAGCGTAAGCACAACATCGCCAAGCGCGAAGAGAACCGCGTGGGCGATGCCGCCAAGATCAAGGAGACGCTGGACGGCGTGCTCGTCAAGGTCGAAGCCAAGGTGGGCGAAGAGGGTCAGCTGTTCGGTTCCGTAACCGCTCAGATGATCGCCGACGCCATCAAGGCCGCGACGGACGTCGACGTCGACCGCCGTCGCATCGAGCTGGGCCACGCCATCAAGACGTCCGGTCAGCACGAGGTTACGATCTCGCTGTACCGCGACATCAAGACGACGGTGAAGCTGTTCGTCGGCGGTGCCGACGACGAGGCCGTCCCGGCCGAGGCCGAGGTTGAGGCCGAGGTCGTCGAGACGGTTGAAGAAGCCGTCGAGGCTCCCGCAGAGGAGACCGCCGAGGCCGCTGAATAG
- a CDS encoding ABC transporter ATP-binding protein produces MDSRTPPFLELRDAVVQRAGSPILSIDAFRLDEGEHLALLGPNGSGKSTFVKLITREVLPLHRDDPPVLFRGRVRATLDEVKRSLGIVSSSMQDQIAVHVPAVDVVAGGLFGSLGIPARTDAVAVDDARVRAHAAMELLGVDDLAARDIMTLSTGQARRVLIARALVHDPDALIFDEPCTGLDPEGMYYVRSSMRTLAQAGKSIVLVTHYPEDIIPEIERVVLLKNGRLHADGTKESLMNDQVMSGLFEVPLHVQRTVAPSSAARAGGKFDGAREEEYFSLVSA; encoded by the coding sequence ATGGATTCCCGAACCCCTCCTTTCCTCGAGTTGCGCGATGCGGTGGTGCAGCGCGCCGGCTCGCCCATCCTGTCGATCGACGCGTTCAGGCTTGACGAAGGGGAGCATCTGGCATTGCTGGGGCCGAACGGCTCGGGCAAGTCGACGTTCGTGAAGCTGATCACGCGCGAGGTGCTGCCGCTGCATCGCGACGATCCGCCGGTGCTGTTCCGCGGCCGCGTCCGCGCGACGCTCGACGAGGTGAAGCGGAGCCTGGGCATCGTGTCGTCGTCGATGCAGGATCAGATCGCCGTGCACGTGCCGGCTGTGGACGTGGTGGCCGGCGGTTTGTTCGGATCGCTCGGCATCCCCGCGCGTACCGACGCCGTCGCCGTCGACGATGCGCGCGTGCGGGCGCATGCGGCGATGGAGCTCCTCGGCGTGGACGACCTGGCCGCCCGCGACATCATGACGCTGTCCACCGGCCAGGCGCGTCGCGTGCTCATCGCCCGCGCGCTCGTGCACGATCCGGACGCGCTCATCTTCGACGAACCCTGCACGGGCCTCGACCCCGAGGGCATGTACTACGTCCGCTCCAGCATGCGCACGCTTGCGCAAGCGGGCAAGAGCATCGTGCTGGTCACCCATTACCCCGAGGATATCATCCCCGAAATCGAGCGCGTGGTGCTGCTCAAAAACGGCCGCCTGCACGCCGATGGAACGAAGGAATCCCTGATGAACGATCAGGTTATGAGCGGGCTCTTCGAGGTGCCGCTGCACGTGCAGCGCACGGTCGCCCCGTCCTCCGCCGCCCGCGCGGGAGGGAAATTCGATGGTGCTCGTGAAGAGGAATATTTCTCGCTTGTGAGCGCCTAG
- the typA gene encoding translational GTPase TypA produces MKQENIRNVAIIAHVDHGKTTIVDRLLYASGVFRENQQVDERVLDSNDQERERGITILSKNISVTYNDVKINVIDTPGHADFGGEVERVLNMADGALLIVDAFEGPMPQTRFVLKHALGQGLRIIVVVNKIDRPGARPHEVVDEVFDLMVELEASDAQLDFPVIYASAMNGYARYAPEDDNMDMVPLIETILKEVPAPDCEPNGPVALQICTVDHSSFVGRIGVGRLFSGTIHKGEPALVIKNDGTRYNTNIKQVFTFEALGKKEQQEVHAGDIVAVVGVEDADIGDMVTSRENPVRFDPIQVEEPTMAIVFEASSSPLVGREGDIVGARQLKERLMREKESNISMRIEELEDKTGVEVAGRGVLHLSVLMETMRREGFEFQVGRPRVLIKKDEAGRKLEPIEEATVDVPSEYAGKAIEVFGSAGGEMSDMYQRGDQTHLVFKIPSRGTMGLRTRLLNVTRGEATMFHHFSEYGPFRGDMSGRKNGSMISMSTEKSVAYALDALQERGRLFVGPGEDCYEGMIVGESSKEGDMVVNIAKSKQLGNQRSSGADKAISLTPPITFTLEEALEYIEDDELVEVTPKSIRLRKRMLSATDRKKASKK; encoded by the coding sequence ATGAAGCAAGAGAACATCCGCAACGTCGCCATCATCGCGCACGTTGACCACGGCAAGACCACCATCGTCGACCGCCTGCTGTACGCCAGCGGCGTGTTCCGCGAGAACCAGCAGGTTGACGAGCGCGTGCTCGACAGCAACGACCAGGAGCGCGAGCGCGGCATCACCATCCTGTCCAAGAACATCTCCGTCACGTACAACGACGTGAAGATCAACGTCATCGACACGCCCGGCCACGCCGACTTCGGCGGCGAGGTGGAGCGCGTGCTGAACATGGCCGACGGCGCCCTGCTCATCGTCGACGCGTTCGAGGGCCCCATGCCCCAGACGCGCTTCGTGCTGAAGCACGCGCTCGGCCAGGGCCTGCGCATCATCGTCGTGGTGAACAAGATCGACCGCCCGGGCGCGCGCCCCCACGAAGTGGTGGACGAGGTGTTCGACCTCATGGTGGAGCTCGAGGCTTCCGACGCGCAGCTCGACTTCCCCGTCATCTACGCCAGCGCCATGAACGGCTACGCCCGCTATGCGCCCGAAGACGACAACATGGACATGGTTCCGCTGATCGAGACCATCCTCAAAGAGGTTCCGGCACCCGATTGCGAGCCGAACGGCCCGGTCGCGCTGCAGATCTGCACGGTGGACCACTCCAGCTTCGTCGGCCGCATCGGCGTGGGTCGCCTGTTCTCCGGCACCATCCACAAGGGCGAGCCCGCGCTCGTCATCAAGAACGACGGCACGCGCTACAACACGAACATCAAGCAGGTGTTCACGTTCGAGGCGCTGGGCAAGAAAGAACAGCAGGAAGTGCACGCCGGCGACATCGTGGCCGTGGTGGGCGTTGAGGACGCCGACATCGGCGACATGGTGACGAGCCGCGAGAATCCCGTGCGCTTCGATCCCATCCAGGTGGAAGAGCCCACGATGGCCATCGTGTTCGAGGCTTCGTCGAGTCCGCTCGTGGGCCGCGAGGGCGACATCGTCGGCGCGCGCCAGCTCAAGGAGCGCCTCATGCGCGAGAAGGAGAGCAACATCTCCATGCGCATCGAGGAGCTTGAGGACAAGACCGGCGTGGAGGTTGCCGGCCGCGGCGTGCTGCACCTGTCCGTGCTCATGGAGACGATGCGCCGCGAGGGCTTCGAGTTCCAGGTAGGCCGCCCCCGCGTGCTCATCAAGAAGGACGAGGCCGGGCGCAAGCTGGAGCCCATCGAGGAAGCTACGGTGGACGTGCCCAGCGAGTATGCGGGCAAGGCCATCGAGGTGTTCGGCAGCGCCGGCGGCGAGATGTCCGACATGTACCAGCGCGGCGATCAGACGCACCTCGTGTTCAAGATCCCGTCCCGCGGCACGATGGGCCTGCGCACGCGCCTGCTGAACGTCACGCGCGGCGAAGCCACGATGTTCCACCACTTCTCCGAATACGGCCCCTTCCGCGGCGATATGTCGGGACGCAAGAACGGCTCGATGATCTCCATGTCCACCGAGAAGAGCGTGGCGTACGCGCTCGACGCGCTGCAGGAGCGCGGCCGCCTGTTCGTCGGCCCCGGCGAGGACTGCTACGAGGGCATGATCGTGGGCGAGTCGTCGAAGGAAGGCGACATGGTGGTGAACATCGCCAAGTCGAAGCAGCTGGGCAACCAGCGTTCGTCGGGCGCCGACAAGGCCATCTCGCTCACGCCGCCCATCACGTTCACGCTCGAGGAAGCGCTCGAGTACATCGAGGACGACGAGCTGGTGGAGGTCACGCCGAAGAGCATCCGCCTGCGCAAGCGCATGCTGTCGGCCACCGACCGCAAGAAGGCCTCCAAGAAGTAG
- a CDS encoding J domain-containing protein: MNRTEALRILGLDDDATPEDVKTAYKETVQILHPDRFANNKKLQDRATEQFKNLQEAYDYLTSGKGSRTTARNPRAAAERARSYTSSNQVEARMAGIAAARTQLVKQRDVVLDERRNGIAMTVIGGLVALLTGRKPFGLFGVVAAVASAAAVWGIVQIVSSQRTITTLNEHIAELNKEERRLAEELDDE, translated from the coding sequence ATGAATCGTACGGAAGCACTGCGCATCCTCGGCCTCGACGACGACGCCACGCCCGAGGATGTTAAAACCGCATACAAGGAAACGGTGCAGATCCTGCACCCGGACCGGTTCGCCAACAACAAGAAGCTCCAGGACCGCGCGACCGAGCAGTTCAAAAACCTCCAAGAAGCATACGACTATCTGACCAGCGGAAAAGGTTCGCGCACCACAGCGCGCAACCCGCGCGCCGCTGCCGAGCGCGCCCGCAGCTACACCTCGTCCAACCAGGTCGAAGCTCGCATGGCCGGCATCGCCGCCGCGCGCACGCAGCTGGTCAAGCAGCGCGACGTGGTGCTCGACGAGCGCCGCAACGGCATCGCCATGACCGTCATCGGCGGCCTCGTGGCGCTGTTGACGGGGCGCAAGCCGTTCGGCCTGTTCGGCGTCGTCGCGGCCGTTGCGAGCGCGGCGGCCGTATGGGGCATCGTCCAAATCGTGTCGTCGCAGCGCACCATCACCACGCTCAACGAGCACATAGCCGAGCTCAACAAGGAAGAGCGCCGTCTCGCCGAAGAGCTCGACGACGAGTAG
- the rpsF gene encoding 30S ribosomal protein S6: MKAYELLFFVAPSIDEETRAAVMKRIDTTIADAKGTVDNVDNWGKRKLAYEINGLTDGDYTLIDFHADPADVAELDRVLRITDAVERHMIVKRTDRD; this comes from the coding sequence ATGAAGGCTTATGAATTGCTGTTTTTTGTCGCTCCGTCTATCGACGAGGAAACCCGCGCCGCTGTTATGAAGCGTATCGACACCACGATCGCTGATGCCAAGGGCACGGTGGACAACGTCGACAACTGGGGCAAGCGTAAACTCGCTTACGAGATCAACGGATTGACCGATGGTGACTACACTCTCATCGATTTCCACGCCGATCCCGCTGACGTTGCCGAACTCGATCGCGTTCTGCGTATTACCGACGCTGTGGAACGCCACATGATCGTCAAGCGCACGGACCGCGACTAG
- the rpsR gene encoding 30S ribosomal protein S18, producing MSDYAKQPRRKFCQFCKEDTQYIDYKDTQMLRKYVTDRGKIKPRRVTGACTQHQRDIANAVKRAREMALMPYAVPAISGRGDRRSR from the coding sequence ATGTCCGATTACGCGAAGCAGCCGCGTCGCAAGTTCTGCCAGTTCTGCAAAGAGGACACGCAGTACATCGACTACAAAGATACCCAGATGCTGCGCAAGTATGTTACCGACCGCGGGAAGATCAAGCCGCGCCGCGTGACGGGTGCCTGCACCCAGCACCAGCGTGACATCGCGAACGCCGTGAAGCGCGCTCGCGAGATGGCTTTGATGCCCTACGCGGTTCCCGCCATCAGCGGCCGCGGCGACCGCCGCAGTCGCTAG
- a CDS encoding peptidylprolyl isomerase yields MKKTYIMKTVCAVSLTAACAWALAGCSTDGNASAGTGGVAGTVNGVEIAEDTVTNYIQGVREQLGAADEESWGTWLSQNEYTPASVRDEVFNSYAQRELIKEGVEEKGITVESSEVDEQIAKVKQNFDTDEKWQSALDQAGMTEESYRAEIEQKLKENKLYASFASDEDPSDADMLQYAQMYATAYDGAKRSSHILFNSDDEATAQEVLNKINSGELDFVEAVKEYSQDTGTVEKDGDVGWDKTSNLVTEYTDGLASLEKDQVSGLVTSDYGIHIIKCTDVYTAPEEVTSLDQIPEEWISNIASSLKSTKQQEAYQQWLEEATEAADIKINDMPQGLPYDVDMSKYSAATTDEGTDGTTDGTADGSTDGGTDDAAASDGESDAAADGNADANADADADAGSTEGDDASGQPAEAA; encoded by the coding sequence ATGAAGAAAACGTACATCATGAAGACCGTATGCGCGGTGAGCCTGACGGCCGCGTGCGCATGGGCCTTGGCCGGCTGCTCGACCGACGGCAACGCCTCGGCAGGCACCGGCGGCGTGGCGGGCACGGTCAACGGCGTGGAAATCGCCGAAGACACGGTCACGAACTACATCCAGGGCGTGCGCGAGCAGCTGGGTGCCGCCGACGAAGAGTCGTGGGGCACGTGGCTTTCGCAGAACGAGTACACGCCCGCATCGGTGCGCGACGAGGTGTTCAACTCCTATGCTCAGCGCGAGCTGATAAAGGAGGGCGTCGAGGAAAAGGGCATCACCGTCGAGAGCTCCGAGGTTGACGAGCAGATCGCGAAGGTGAAGCAGAACTTCGACACCGACGAGAAGTGGCAGTCGGCGCTCGATCAGGCCGGCATGACCGAGGAAAGCTATCGCGCCGAAATCGAGCAGAAGCTCAAGGAGAACAAGCTGTACGCTTCGTTCGCCTCCGACGAGGACCCGAGCGATGCCGACATGCTGCAGTACGCGCAGATGTACGCGACCGCGTACGACGGCGCCAAGCGCTCCTCCCATATCCTGTTCAATTCCGACGACGAGGCTACCGCCCAGGAGGTGCTGAACAAGATCAACTCCGGCGAGCTCGATTTCGTCGAAGCGGTGAAGGAGTACTCCCAGGACACCGGCACCGTCGAGAAGGATGGTGATGTGGGTTGGGACAAGACGAGCAACCTCGTGACGGAGTACACCGACGGCCTCGCGTCGCTTGAGAAGGATCAAGTGAGCGGCCTGGTCACGTCCGACTACGGCATCCACATCATCAAGTGCACCGATGTGTACACCGCGCCCGAAGAGGTGACGAGCCTCGATCAGATCCCGGAAGAGTGGATCTCCAACATCGCCTCGTCGCTGAAGTCGACGAAGCAGCAAGAGGCCTATCAGCAGTGGCTCGAAGAGGCCACCGAGGCTGCTGACATCAAGATCAACGACATGCCGCAGGGTCTGCCCTACGACGTGGACATGTCGAAGTATTCTGCCGCGACCACCGATGAGGGCACGGACGGCACGACCGACGGCACCGCCGATGGTTCGACCGACGGCGGCACGGACGACGCTGCCGCGAGCGACGGCGAGAGCGACGCTGCGGCCGACGGTAACGCCGATGCCAACGCTGACGCCGATGCCGACGCCGGTTCGACCGAGGGCGACGACGCCTCCGGCCAGCCTGCGGAAGCTGCCTAA